From the genome of Fusarium keratoplasticum isolate Fu6.1 chromosome 11, whole genome shotgun sequence, one region includes:
- a CDS encoding HET domain-containing protein yields the protein MFQSFLERTLLWKRDGYTSSMKPIKLPPARNLPTWSWMAYNGVISYVQAEFDKVDWTKEYSSSFDSGSGALGKWHWETNGTNRPPILGLSRVRELDSNKDNLGLLKRITFDTLSPKWQAQDMRCVVIGKAKRGDSFGPFNLNCYVLIVNASSDENLRGAYLIVGAGELMESEIVWDRYEAGNLH from the coding sequence ATGTTCCAGTCATTCTTGGAGCGAACCCTGCTCTGGAAAAGAGATGGCTATACCAGCTCTATGAAACCCATCAAGCTCCCCCCTGCGCGGAACCTGCCGACGTGGTCGTGGATGGCGTACAATGGGGTCATCTCCTATGTTCAGGCCGAATTCGACAAGGTCGACTGGACCAAGGAGTATTCATCTTCCTTCGACTCAGGAAGTGGCGCTCTCGGCAAATGGCACTGGGAGACAAACGGTACGAATAGGCCACCTATCCTAGGGCTTTCAAGAGTCAGAGAGCTCGACTCGAACAAAGACAACCTTGGGTTACTTAAGAGGATAACCTTTGACACTCTCAGTCCCAAATGGCAAGCCCAAGACATGCGGTGCGTTGTTATCGGCAAGGCCAAACGAGGCGACTCCTTTGGTCCTTTCAACTTGAATTGCTACGTCTTGATTGTCAACGCTTCTTCGGATGAGAATCTACGTGGAGCCTATCTCATAGTTGGGGCAGGCGAATTGATGGAGAGCGAGATTGTCTGGGATCGTTATGAGGCAGGGAATTTGCATTAA